acacacattaacaagcacacacattaacaagcacacacacattaacaagcacacacacattaacaagcacacacacattaacaagcacacacacattaacaagcacacacacattaacaaacacacacacattaacaagcacacacacattaacaagcacacacacattaacaagcacacacacattaacaagcacacacacacattaacaagcacacacacattaacaagcacacacacacattaacaagcacacacacattaacaagcacacacacattaacaagcacacacacattaacaagcacacacacacattaacaagcacacacacattaacaagcacacacacattaacaagcacacacacacacacacattaacaagcacacacacattaacaagcacacacacattaacaagcacacacacacacacacacacacacacacacacacacattaacaagcacacacacattaacaagcacacacacattaacaaacacatacacattaacaagcacacgcacattaacaagcacacacacacacacacacacacattaacaagcacacgcacattaacaagcacacgcacattaacaagcacacacacattaacaagcacacacacacacacacacacattaacaagcacacacacattaacaagcacacacacacacacacacacattaacaagcacacacacattaacaagcacacacacattaacaaacacacacacacattaacaagcacacgcacattaacaagcacacacacattaacaagcacacacacattaacaagcacacacacattaacaagcacacacacattaacaagcacacacacattaacaagcacacacacattaacaagcacacacacattaacaagcacacacacattaacaagcacacacacacacacattaacaagcacacacacattaacaagcacacacacattaacaagcacacacacattaacaagcacacacactaacaagcacacacacattaacaagcacacacacattaacaagcacacacacacattaacaagcacatacacattaacaagcacacacacattaacaagcacacacacattaacaagcacacacacattaacaaacacacgcacattaacaagcacacacgcacattaacaagcacacacacattaacaagcacacgcacattaacaagcacacacacacacacacacacacacattaacaagcacacgcacattaacaagcacacacacattaacaaacacacacattaacaagcacacacacattaacaagcacacacacattaacaagcacacacacattaacaagcacacacacattaacaagcacacgcacattaacaagcacacacacattaacaagcacacacacattaacaagcacacacacattaacaagcacacacacattaacaagcacacacacattaacaagcacacgcacattaacaagcacacgcacattaacaagcacacgcacattaacaagcacacacacattaacaagcacacacactaacaagcacacacacattaacaagcacacacacattaacaagcacacacacacacacacacacattaacaagcacacacattaacaagcacacacacattaacaagcacacacacattaacaagcacacacacattaacaagcacacgcacattaacaagcacacacacattaacaagcacacacacattaacaagcacacacacattaacaagcacacacacattaacaagcacacgcacattaacaagcacacgcacattaacaagcacacacacattaacaagcacacacacacacacattaacaagcacacacattaacaagcacacacacattaacaagcacacacacattaacaagcacacgcacattaacaagcacacacacacacacacacacattaacaagcacacgcacacacacacacacacacacaaacacgcacacgcacattaacaagcacacacacacacacacattaacaagcacacgcacattaacaagcacacacacacacacacacacacattaacaagcacacacacacacacacacacattaacaagcacacacacacacacacacacattaacaagcacacacacattaacaagcacacacacacacacacacacacacacattaacaagcacacacacacacactcacgggaACAAGGTGACAATCACTCTACAGAAACATGGACGTGTTTTCTGACCTGCTCCTTCTGCTGTCCTGTTTGTCCATTATTGATATTGCTCTGTCCTCGTCCCTGTCCTACAGAACGAAACCAGACAGAGCGAAATacagaaatctgtgtgtgtgtgtgtgtgtgtgtgtgtgtacctctgtgtttCCAGTAGATGACTCCTCCGagtatcagcagcagcagcagaacccCAACAGCAGTACAgatcatgatggtgatgttgagaGGATTCGGgtttgtctctgtgtggaaCAGAGGAGAAGTGAAAAGGACACACAGGGGCTtaaattctgattggtcagtgatgTTGAATCATTTTCTAGCTCTGACAATTTATATTAGTGCACTTGTTCTAGTACAGtagtgtttctatagaaacagctcCTTTACAGACTCACAGGGAGAACTCTGATGGACTCTCCACATGATCTCAGACTCAGTTTtagctttattattttcttactAACTATCTGGgtcattttttgtgtttataaagtGTCTATTTGTAAAGAGTAGATATAAGAGATTCTGTTCCTGGAGATGTTAGGAGAACAGAAAAACATCATGAATCTTAAACGTTAATGCAGTGTATTGATCATTACCTTTATCAGAAGATGTTTCAGAGTGTGCAGTTGATTCATCATTGAGCACTGGGGTTAGTTTTGTACCTTTTGTTGTGACGCCTACAGGAAGTGAAAGAGCAGATAAAGTTAGTGTGGGGTTCTTGCTGTTAGCTGATGTTCTAATGTACTAACACTAAAACTAAGACTGTTCATtccagtgtgtatcagtggtgtgtgGTACCTGGACTGGAAGGAGGTGAAGTTGTTGTGATCACTGGTGTGGATGATGAAGGTCTTGTTGGTGCACCTGCAAGGAGAGAAAGGTTTAATAAGTTAtaaataaagagtgtgatgtgtggtgagtgaAGGCAGGACACAAGTGTGGAAACTCAGTGTGTTCTTTATTAAAGACAATCCAGGAATCATAGTGAAAAGTGAAAGTGGGTCAGAACACAAACTCTGATAATCTGtaatcataaacacaaacacagacgaGGAGCAgaacacaaaacagaaatgtttcacatctgatttttacatttcatttcttttttttttttgtcaattttaAACATCAAGACTTGATAAATGTACTCCACAACCTTGGAGTACAAGAAAATAGTagttcacttatttattttccttacaTAACCTCTGTAGTCAACTTCACATAATGTTTATACACAGAAGGTTGTTTTACCTTTTACTGTGAGTCGAATGTCTTTACTGATTCTGTTGCTGATCTCACACCTGTACCATCCTCCATCCTCTACAGTCAGGGGTGATATGAGTAGAGAGAGATTTCCAGGATGATGATCATTAAAGAGCTGAACTCTATCTGTGTAGCGATTTGTCTGGTCCTTTGGGAAGATCTTTGTGTGATCTGATTCATTATAAAAGCTCCATCTGAAAGTATTTGGTCTGGCTTGTAGttcagagcaggagcagggcaGAAGGACAGACTGTCCCTCGTTTCCAGTCACATCCACTGTCTGTTGATTCAGTGTGCAACCTGGAGAATGAACAAACATCAACATATTGCATTGCTGTTACAACATCAGATTCATCTGTCATGAGATTATCACTGAAGTAGcattgtgaataaaaatgattcatttacctTTAACAGTGAGTCTGATGTCTCTGTATTCACCCTCTTTAACATTACACCTGTAATCTCCTCCATCCTCTTCAGTCAGGGGTGATATGagcagagagagatttcctgaAGAGTGATCATTAACCAGCTGATATCTCTCTTTGTACTGATCACTCTCAGGAGATATCTGTACCCAGTCATatccatttgtgtttttctcccaTGTGAATGTCTCAGGTTTTCTGTGGAGGTCAGTGCAGGAGCAGGGCAGCAGTACTGAGACTCCTGTGTATGCAGTgatctcttctgtctctccatTTCCTTTCAGCCTGCAGCCTGTATGAACACACCAGTTAATGATCTGTTAATGAGAAGTTCATCATCTGCAACAACTCTACAGAACTACAGACATCCTGGAACTCCACAAGGCACTAACATCCACAGCAGGGATGTAACTGAATCTCAAAACATTAACAGATAAATGCTCTATATGAATACAAATATGGTTCAGGGTCAGTATCTGGAGgtgcagtatttatttattctacaaTAAAAGTACTGTGATCTAATCCATtacatttctttgtgttttaataCAAAGTGACTTTATCTAAAGAGGTCCCATGATTTGAAATCACTTCCTTTATCTAGCTTACTCTGATTCAGCAACTTTTACTAGAGAACTAACtcacacttaaaaaaaacaatttcagaGATTACGTAATCAAAGGTTGCCTAAATTAGTTGCTAAaacaaatggcaaaaaaaacaattcaaacTCCTACATGAAGCCTTAAATATCCTATTATGAATGACCTTTTCTGGTATTTTACTGTAATCCAATGCTCTTTTTGCCTGATTATTTGCACTGCAATCCATGAAATGCtgtaaaaatacaatttaactTTAACTCCAGACACAGAAATGGATCTTTGGAGCACAAATACCGATACAGATAGTGTCATGATGTTACACCCCAAAGCCACAGGTCAGTAATGACCTCATAAAAACCTCAACCACATGATTTCAGTTGTTTCTTGTACACTACATTTCCACATCATAGGTAAGATTGATGATGGTAAGATTTATAGACTTtaaattgtcatttttaaaatatttagattagtaaataggagagagagagagagagagagagagagagatttacctTCAGTGTTACCTAAGAGTTACCTTCAtgtggagaagaaggagaagataaaaacacacctgcattTTTAATAACTAATGTCCATAAGCAGAGACACTGTGTGGTAGAAATGCAGCCTTACACTCGgtctttaaaacacacacacatcacatgtaGTGAAGTAATAGTTTCCACTAATTTCTTCAgttgtttcttcctctttcatctgtttcaacacacagtacagtcacaaacactatttatttattcaacatatCTATTTTCTAGCAGCATTACTCACTCAAGCATGTATCACTCACCTTCAGTGACATAAAAATTCTTACTGAGGACCCAAACCCAATTTAATCCCAAAAAAGAATTAGTTAAACACACagtgaccaacacacactctactgatcacacacactacagatttAGCACTTTACCACATTCATACATTAACAGGAGGTGAAAATTTAGCAGTATGTCACTGACAAGGCAGAAGAGTGAAACACAAAAAGCATGATGctgcagaaaaacacacataaatcCCAAACACTCTGCTTTTACTAAACACCATGATGAGTAAAGATACTGTTGGAGACATTTAATATAAAGGCTGGAAATAAAGagaacaatttattttaattaccaAACAAAGTAAAAGGAGAGGCTGGTGAAAGTCTGACTGTTTATAGCCACTGAAGaataagtgaaaacaggaactaacttgtttcctGAATGACTATATGTGTTGTCttcaaaaaaaaaggggggggggagtcTTACACAAGACCTATAAATGAACTTTTAAAGATCTGTCCAGAAACAGACTTGTAAATGatatgaatattaaaaataaacttgCATAAAAGAAGTGGTATTCAAAATGTTGAAGGATATACTTTTCAATTGAGTAATATATCACACATTCTATGTACACTGTACTGTACGAAATAGACACATGGAAGTGTAAAAGTGTTGGAAAGAACAATTTCTGAATGCAGAACATAGTTACAATACATTGTTTAGACTGCCTACAATGCATCTAtttacgagagagagagagagagagagagagagggaatgatggTCCAGGAAAGACATGGATGCCACAACAAAAGTACCAGCAGTGAATCTACAGCTGAGCAGCCCAGCCCTGGGAGTTCCAGTCGGGTTATCAGATGCTTCTTCAGAGGTTTCTTCAACACATTCACTGAAATCAGCAGCTGGAGGTTCAAATGTTCCTATTAATCTGCTCATCTGGTCTACACTTTCATCTGGCAGTGATAGGTCCCAGGGGCGTCGCTAGGACTATTCATTCGGGGCTCGAGCCCCggatgattttaatctagccccgaatgtttgAGATAAGCATGAGATAAGCATGAGACAGCATGAGATAATCACTGAAGTagaactgtaaataaaaatgagatattTATGCTTAACAGTGAGTCTGACATGTCTGTATTCACCTTCTCTAACACTACACCTGTAATCTCCTCCATCCTCTACAGTCAGGTGTGatatgaggagagagagattgaagaGTGATCATTAACCAGCTGAAGTCTTTGTACTGATCACTCTCAGGAGATATCTTTTCCTAAACGTTTTTCTTTGCTGCATCATTTCACTTCCATGTGAATGTCTGCAGTAATCTGTTCTGCTGTATAAACACCAGTTAATGATCTGTTAATGAGCAGTTCACCATCTGCAACAACTCTACAGAACTACAGATATCCTGTAACTCCATAACTCACTAATGTCCACAACTTAGTTGTGTCCACTAAAGACAAATTTTGGTAACTAACAAACATGCACAACTGGCCAGTCAAAGAGAAAGAGTTGTGCCATTATACTTTACTTTTAAACACTTCCTACAGAGCAACACACTGCATCATGCACAACTACAGTCTAATCATTTTGCAGTGTCTTGACAGAGCACAgagcacacagccctgtggTTTCCTCATATTTCTACAGAGTCAGGCAAACATGTTTGTGAAATAGGCAATAACAACAGAATAATATTTCTCAAATTAATCAAAATAAAGAGATAATTTAGTGTCAGTTTGAATGTAAAGATCTCTCATCATTTATCACACACATGGTCAAGTGTTAATCCACAAACTACACAATGCTCACATGCACATGTTACTCTGAGGCACTGAAACTCTGCAGGAAGTGACAGTGTGAACTGACCACATGGGTAAGCAGTTGAGTGACATCATCTACCCATTCTGTGAAGAGTTTACACGCCCAGTGTTTAAAGCATCTTTGAAATGATGCTTTAAAATAAGAGAACCATGACGAATAACAAGAAGAACAGCAATCATGATGAAGGAGACTCAGCATTCTACATGAACCCAGGACAAAGatggggattaataaagtccTGGTAGAAAGTTCTTACTTAATAAGTGTTAAGCAAGTTTGATGAAACACCCATAATGAACATTttctaatgtttatatttttatttccattccaTTTGgtggcaaaaacaaaaactccAAAACTTaactaaataatttaatttgttcaGTATAAATTTTCCATATCATAAGTAAGATTAGTGCATGACTATTTGGTATAAAAGTTAAAATCTTACATTCAGTATTTCCTGGCATAGTattaataaagagagagagagagagagatcagcagACTCACCTTCAGTGATATGAAGCTGtataaggaggagaagaaaacacACCTGCATTCTTACTGAGGATCCAAACCAACACATTAATCCAAAGAGAGAATtagagctaaacacacactgaccaactgcTGCACCGTGTCTCATCATAATGAACACACTCTATAGATCACACACTTCAATTTTGTagtaaaacaggaagtggcaaCTCAGGAAGTGCATATTTAGCAGCTCATCACTGACCAGACAGACATGAGAAAGTCTCTCATTATTATGGTAGATTCTAAAtgtgaataatttataataaatatactattgtctataactataaaatattattcattttaaatagcaccataatgaacacacactaacttcCACACAATTACAGTTAAACAGGAAGTACAACGTTAACAGCACTTGTTTGTCCAGGCTGATTTGTGAAATACAAAGAAGGCCAAAGTGAGAAAAAAGCAACAGACAAGAACAACAGCATTACTAACATGATCCACAATTTAACACCAagtaaaggaaggaagaaacagGGGGATTTAAATCCACACAAGGAACTGAGCCACAGGTGGCAGCAAAAACActataaagagacagaggggaAAAGCAACATACAACATGGAGAAATAGTGAAGTCCTCTAGTGGACAATACATAGAATGACAAGTCCAAAATCCTGCCACTGtcaatggagagagagagagagagatctataATCAAGGTGCTCAAGGATTAatagcattaaataaaaatgacggatttaattatttaaataaataaataaataaataaataaatacaaataataaaattgataaaaaatgaacCAACATCATGTTTTTAAGAtgatctgtgtttattttagacCCAGAATTAAAGTTAGCAAtgaaaagtgtttaataaaacagTTAAAACAGACTGCAAGAAGGCAAAAAGGGTTTTTAATCTTGAGCACTATGTAAAAGTGTGAAAAATTGTCTCCCTATGGAGACAGGAGGGACACTCATGACCTGTCTCCGGACACAGAATCAAGATAAACTCCTTCACAGCAATGataccagatagatagatagatagatagatagatagatagatagatagatagatagatagatagatagatagatagatagatagatagatagatagatagatagatagatagatagatagatagatagatagaactttgtcattgcaaattacaggtacatagcaaggaaatgctgtttagcatctaccagaagtgcaaatagtacaaattgtgcaaatgaacacgtgcagataaatatgtaaatatgtacatcaataaataaataaggctgtGTCAGAGAGTGTATAGAAAAGTATGTGCAGGTAGTATTTACAccagataaagtgacaggtgaaATTATAATTTTGctaaaaaatgtgtgcattatgtacaatgtatgtacaacagtaacagataatatacagtgaatatacagatagtatatagtatgtataaataaagtatatataaatgtatataaacagacagacagatagataaaaaaaactaggtgtatctatgaaatggacaatatgtacaattaattatattacacagtgagAAAATATATTATACCACGCTGCTAAAGCAGCTTGGGAAGTCTAAAGAGGCACAGCAGACACAAAGAGTTGAACATGTTTTTCTTTGAGGTAATGCTGACCCTGCTCATCCCTCGCTTCCTCAAAAGCCAAAGACTTCATCAAAAACTACTTTGCAATGCTGCACTGTGATCATGTGCTGAAAATCAGCACACAGCTCTCTGGGTTCGGTCTCAATGCTGATCAGCCCCGCTTGCCAGTGAACACAGGACAACCAAGAAGACAACAATCTCCACATCCATTATGCCCTCTTTCACCACCCACCTTGCATCTCTGTACATTCGAAGGAGAggtcagtccatcacaggttGCCATGCAATTTCGAGTCACCAATCCTTCTACAAGCATGCATTTGGACTGTTAACAGAAACTGTAGGACCcacaggaaagcaagaccaggCATCTGGGCTGGAGGAGCAAGAGAACTCCACTGATGAAGGTGGTCAATGGTTGATAAATTCAATGATGCAACAAAGATGTACtgattcttttacatttagtgcAAAACAATGCCAAAATACATAAaaggttttgttttgatttatttatacaaaaaatGAAGGATCACCAGCGTCAGTCCCAATACATCAGAATTCAAAATTTACTGAGGAGAAAAATAGAATGTGCCTAGATTTTAATGATGTAAGTCTAGTGAAAATGAAGCATTTGTCAAAGCATGTAAGCATCAGATATAAACTTATACACAATATGACTATTCTATGACTAAACTACTATTAAGAATCAAAGAGAAAGCTGAAGGTATTAAAGGGTTGGAGAGAACAAACTGTGAATAAGAAATGAAGCTACAGTATTTACAGAACTGTTTAAGCAAGACTATTTCTGAACAAATCTCTCGgtgaatttattaatgaatcagCAAATTGAAGTCTTCTCTACTGCAGACTCACTgttccatctccatctcctctgctgTAATGAACTGTACCAGGACCTGGAGAGTAAATTAAACAAGAAAAGCTCAGTTCACGCGGCTAAAATTATGGGAAAGTGGATGATAAATTTCTGACAAAAGCTTGAAAGTATTTGTACCTTTCTTTCTGGTGGTGCAATAAACCACAGCCACGATAATGTGCAGAAAGATCAcagtcaccatggcaacagggATGTATGGAAGAGGATCTGGAGAGATATCACCAAAATCAATCAGAACATGACCTTATCATTGTCCACATGTGTTACACTAAATTGTACACATTTGTAAAGGAATCAGTGATGAAAAGTGTAAAAGTAGGGAAGGGTTTGATAGAACGATTGATAAGGGATTAGTAGGTGTGTCATTTCATGTATAACTGCTGAGTCTCTATAGAGATCATTTACACTGAATAGTTTCAAGAGAAAGTTGTTTTTCTGCAGATGTTAGCAGAACAGGAGAAGACAGTAAGTGTAtcttaaataaacagaatttaaTGCAGTGTATTGATCATTACCTTTATCAGAAGATGTTTCAGAGTGTGCAGTTGATTCATCATTGAGCACTGGGGTTAGTTTTGTACCTTTTGTTGTGACACCTACAGGAAGTGAAAGAGCAGATGAAGCTAGTGCTAACGCACTAACACTAAAACTAAGACTGTTCATTCCAGTGTGTATCAATGGTGTGTGGTACCTGGACTGGAAGGAGGTGAAGTTGTTGTGATCACTGGTGTGGATGATGAAGGTCTTGTTGGTGCACCTGCAAGGATTAATAAGATAtaaataaagagtgtgatgtgtggtgagtgaAGGCAGAACACAAGTGTGGAAACTCAGTGTGTTCTTTATTAAAGACAATCCAGGAATCATAGTGAGAAGTGAAAGTGGGTCAGAACACAAACTCTGATAATCTGtaatcataaacacaaacacagatgagGAGCAgaacacaaaacagaaatgtttcacatctgatttttacatttcatttctgattttattttgtcaatTTTAAACATCAAGACTTGATAAATGTACTCCACAACCTTGGAATACAAGAAAATAGTAGTTcacatatttattttccttACATAACCTCTGTAGTCAACTTCACATAATGTTTATACACAGAAGGTTGTTTTACCTTTTACTGTGAGTCGAATGTCTTTACTGATTTTGTTGTTGATCTCACACCAGTACCATCCTCCATCCTCTACAGTCAGGGGTGATATGAGTAGAGAGAGATTTCCAGGATGATGATCATTAAAGAGCTGAACTCTGTCTGTGTAGCGATTTGTCTGGTCCTTTGGGAAGATCTTTGTGTGATCTGATCCTTTATAAAAGCTCcatgtgaaagtgtgtggtTTGGCTTGTAGttcagagca
This DNA window, taken from Hemibagrus wyckioides isolate EC202008001 linkage group LG06, SWU_Hwy_1.0, whole genome shotgun sequence, encodes the following:
- the LOC131354654 gene encoding uncharacterized protein LOC131354654 isoform X3, whose amino-acid sequence is MQVCFYLLLLLHITEGCRLKGNGETEEITAYTGVSVLLPCSCTDLHRKPETFTWEKNTNGYDWVQISPESDQYKERYQLVNDHSSGNLSLLISPLTEEDGGDYRCNVKEGEYRDIRLTVKGCTLNQQTVDVTGNEGQSVLLPCSCSELQARPNTFRWSFYNESDHTKIFPKDQTNRYTDRVQLFNDHHPGNLSLLISPLTVEDGGWYRCEISNRISKDIRLTVKGAPTRPSSSTPVITTTSPPSSPGVTTKGTKLTPVLNDESTAHSETSSDKETNPNPLNITIMICTAVGVLLLLLILGGVIYWKHRGQGRGQSNINNGQTGQQKEQNDSDVLYTAINPQTIHNKAEEKDDVTYSTVVHSNTVRAAHTPVASGDTTVYASIKTN
- the LOC131354654 gene encoding uncharacterized protein LOC131354654 isoform X1, with protein sequence MCWFGSSVRMQVCFLLLLIQLHITEGCRLKGNGETEEITAYTGVSVLLPCSCTDLHRKPETFTWEKNTNGYDWVQISPESDQYKERYQLVNDHSSGNLSLLISPLTEEDGGDYRCNVKEGEYRDIRLTVKGCTLNQQTVDVTGNEGQSVLLPCSCSELQARPNTFRWSFYNESDHTKIFPKDQTNRYTDRVQLFNDHHPGNLSLLISPLTVEDGGWYRCEISNRISKDIRLTVKGAPTRPSSSTPVITTTSPPSSPGVTTKGTKLTPVLNDESTAHSETSSDKETNPNPLNITIMICTAVGVLLLLLILGGVIYWKHRGQGRGQSNINNGQTGQQKEQNDSDVLYTAINPQTIHNKAEEKDDVTYSTVVHSNTVRAAHTPVASGDTTVYASIKTN
- the LOC131354654 gene encoding carcinoembryonic antigen-related cell adhesion molecule 1-like isoform X4, translated to MCWFGSSVRMQVCFLLLLIQLHITEGCRLKGNGETEEITAYTGVSVLLPCSCTDLHRKPETFTWEKNTNGYDWVQISPESDQYKERYQLVNDHSSGNLSLLISPLTEEDGGDYRCNVKEGEYRDIRLTVKGCTLNQQTVDVTGNEGQSVLLPCSCSELQARPNTFRWSFYNESDHTKIFPKDQTNRYTDRVQLFNDHHPGNLSLLISPLTVEDGGWYRCEISNRISKDIRLTVKGAPTRPSSSTPVITTTSPPSSPETNPNPLNITIMICTAVGVLLLLLILGGVIYWKHRGQGRGQSNINNGQTGQQKEQNDSDVLYTAINPQTIHNKAEEKDDVTYSTVVHSNTVRAAHTPVASGDTTVYASIKTN
- the LOC131354654 gene encoding uncharacterized protein LOC131354654 isoform X2: MCWFGSSVRMQVCFLLLLIQLHITEGCRLKGNGETEEITAYTGVSVLLPCSCTDLHRKPETFTWEKNTNGYDWVQISPESDQYKERYQLVNDHSSGNLSLLISPLTEEDGGDYRCNVKEGEYRDIRLTVKGCTLNQQTVDVTGNEGQSVLLPCSCSELQARPNTFRWSFYNESDHTKIFPKDQTNRYTDRVQLFNDHHPGNLSLLISPLTVEDGGWYRCEISNRISKDIRLTVKGAPTRPSSSTPVITTTSPPSSPGTKLTPVLNDESTAHSETSSDKETNPNPLNITIMICTAVGVLLLLLILGGVIYWKHRGQGRGQSNINNGQTGQQKEQNDSDVLYTAINPQTIHNKAEEKDDVTYSTVVHSNTVRAAHTPVASGDTTVYASIKTN